The following proteins are encoded in a genomic region of Dasypus novemcinctus isolate mDasNov1 chromosome 3, mDasNov1.1.hap2, whole genome shotgun sequence:
- the LOC105745189 gene encoding endogenous retrovirus group K member 7 Pro protein-like, whose protein sequence is MRLNGRAFEGLIEMGADVTILQKAQWPPAWPLTPSATHLQGIGQSSPPEQSSQLVSWEDGEGHRGHIKPYVLPHIPFNLWGRDLLTQLGTVIGSPSPIVTAQMLNQGFKPGKGLGRTESGALEPISATPRSNHAGLGYFS, encoded by the coding sequence ATGCGCCTTAATGGCCGTGCATTCGAGGGCCTTATTGAAATGGGGGCGGATGTTACCATTCTTCAAAAGGCGCAATGGCCCCCTGCATGGCCACTCACCCCCTCAGCCACTCACTTACAAGGCATTGGACAGTCCTCACCCCCGGAACAGAGTTCCCAACTCGTTTCCTGGGAAGACGGCGAGGGACACCGAGGACACATAAAACCTTACGTCCTCCCTCACATCCCCTTCAACCTTTGGGGCAGAGACCTCCTCACTCAGCTGGGAACTGTGATCGGGAGCCCTAGTCCGATAGTCACCGCTCAGATGCTAAACCAGGGCTTCAAGCCCGGGAAGGGCCTCGGAAGAACCGAATCGGGTGCCCTTGAACCCATCTCTGCTACCCCACGCTCTAATCACGCAGGTTTGGGGTATTTTTCCTAG